AGAACTTCTCTCTCTCAGTTGTACACCTTGTCCTCTGAATACTACCGTCACTGTTTTCCGAGAACATGGCTCTTCTCTTGTAAAATCGGTGGAGTTAGGGGCTCCTGTGGGATTCCACATGGCTACCATGTCACTGCATAATGCACTTTGGGTGGACGAGGGTGAAACCCAACAGCTTTCTGGTTCAAGGAGCAATTCCTGAAAGAGGTGTGAAAATGAGCTGAAGTGCCATGGTGGTCTTAGCATCTGAGGAGTAACCTTGGGAATCAATTCTAAACTCATGGTGCTCAGAATGAAGGAACTTGTAAATATAAATAGGTTATCATAACAATTTCTTACgctgtgttttctttaaaaactggtCCCACATTCAACATTTTCTTTAGTGCTCCCATGACATCCTTATTCCTAAAACTATAGATTAAAGGATTCAGCACAGGGGTGAGTATGGTGTAAAAGACGGACACCATCATGTCCTTCTCTGGGGTGTGGCTGGATCTGGGGAGCATGTAGGTGTAGATAGCAGCCCCATAAAAGAGAATGACCACCATCAtgtgtgaggagcaggtggccaggGCCTTCTTCCTGCCCTCTGCTGAGTTCATCCTGTGGATAGTGAGCAAGATAAAGTAGTAAGAGCCTGAAATGACTGTCACCAGGATGAGGAGCATGAGGACGCAGCACAGGTACATGAAAACCTCATAGAGCGAGGTGTCTGAGCAGGAGAGCTTCAGTACAGCGgggacttcacagaagaagtgctGGATCTCCCGGGATCTGCAGAATGGGAAGGTCATGGTGACAGGAGTGAACATGAAGCCATCCACTGAtcccaggaaccagcagccagaTGCCAGGAGGAGACACACCCTGTGGTTCATGAGGACAGGGTAACGGAGCGgatggcagatggccacatagcggtcataggccatggctgCCAGAAGGAAAAACTCAGAACCTGCTAGTGTCACATAGAGGAACATCTGTATCCCACATTCTGGGACTGAGATGGTACTCACACCCAGTACCTGATCCAGGAGCATCTTGGGCACAGTGATGGAGATGTACATCATGTCCATGAGGGACAGCTGGCTgatgaagaagtacatgggggtgtgaagCTGGGTGTTGGAGTGTATCAGAATGATCAGGACAGCATTTCCAGACAAGGCCATCAGGAAAACCATAAAGATGACCATGCAAAGCAGAGCTGGGTGTTGGGATTGCCTGAAGAGTCCCACTAGGATGAAATCTGCCCACCCCGTGTGGTTGGTCATCCAGGTGGTGATGTCCATGAGGCTCAACCTGGGCCACCAAGAAAGCTTTGGTTAGTGTTGTGCAGAAGGCTGAAATgaatggtgtatgtgtgtgtgtttatgcatgtgtgtgtgtgtgtgtgtgtgtgtgcccaccTAATTATGCTGACCAGAAAAGTCCTACAGGTATGTAACTTTGGGGCTTATAAATTACTTGTAATTCAATGAATTTCCCAGAAATTAATAATTCACCACTGTGGGACTGTGGCTTAAAGGGATTGGCGGTTCATAC
This genomic interval from Marmota flaviventris isolate mMarFla1 chromosome 5 unlocalized genomic scaffold, mMarFla1.hap1 SUPER_5_unloc_1, whole genome shotgun sequence contains the following:
- the LOC139703641 gene encoding olfactory receptor 2T4-like yields the protein MDITTWMTNHTGWADFILVGLFRQSQHPALLCMVIFMVFLMALSGNAVLIILIHSNTQLHTPMYFFISQLSLMDMMYISITVPKMLLDQVLGVSTISVPECGIQMFLYVTLAGSEFFLLAAMAYDRYVAICHPLRYPVLMNHRVCLLLASGCWFLGSVDGFMFTPVTMTFPFCRSREIQHFFCEVPAVLKLSCSDTSLYEVFMYLCCVLMLLILVTVISGSYYFILLTIHRMNSAEGRKKALATCSSHMMVVILFYGAAIYTYMLPRSSHTPEKDMMVSVFYTILTPVLNPLIYSFRNKDVMGALKKMLNVGPVFKENTA